One Dethiosulfovibrio salsuginis genomic window, AAAAAGTAGTTCTTGCTCATGATATTTCCTCCTTTTTTCGTATAAAAATAGAGGCCCCACTAGGGGCCTCTTGCCTTGTATTTATTCTCTTAGATGCCTTTTGAGCAGGGCAGCCCGCTGGAAAGCGAGCCACCCTCCGCTGGACGTGGGCCTTTACTGAGAGAACCTACTGTAAACTTTCCTCTCGATTTCAGGGGTGATATAGCTTGCGATGTAAGCCAGCTCGGCGACGATAAGGGCGAGATCGTCGGAATGCCCCAGCACGGGGATGAAGTCGGGGATGAGGTCGATAGGGCAGATGAAATACCCCAAAACGGCGATAATCCCGAGCTTGACCGTCAAAGGAGTCGCAGGGGACTTAAGGACCTCCCAGAGGATATGGACCTTTATGAGGAAGGACTTGCTAAAGCTGCTGTTGCTGAGCTTATCCGAAAGGCCTTTGTCGCTGAAAGAATCAACGTACTTCTCCTTGTTCTCGTTAAAATCCTTATTCATATGTATTACCTCCTATTTTGTATGGTTGGGCCTCCTGGCCCCTTGCTTTTTATTTATTGTTTTAGAGACATCGCCC contains:
- a CDS encoding YkvA family protein; the protein is MNKDFNENKEKYVDSFSDKGLSDKLSNSSFSKSFLIKVHILWEVLKSPATPLTVKLGIIAVLGYFICPIDLIPDFIPVLGHSDDLALIVAELAYIASYITPEIERKVYSRFSQ